A genomic stretch from Lathyrus oleraceus cultivar Zhongwan6 chromosome 2, CAAS_Psat_ZW6_1.0, whole genome shotgun sequence includes:
- the LOC127123725 gene encoding uncharacterized protein LOC127123725, with protein sequence MREKTSKEAWNILQQEFEGDSKVRTVKLQSLKRDYENERMKENESLNEYFNRLSELVNQMKSHGDIIDDRIIVDKILISLTEKFDPMMIVIEETKDLSTMSVQGLMGSLRSYEQRLLRHSEKLAKRAFQPKLNIQPNNGENKPPIQNRGESFRGDKFGRAFQEDKNVRYLDSGCRNHMTGKKEAFININSSFGSKVKLGNGEHVEVKGKGNIGVTTKQGSKVIHDTLYVSELDENLLSIEQLLEHGYSLNFEN encoded by the exons ATGAGAGAAAAAACATCAAAGGAAGCATGGAATATTCTACAACAAGAGTTTGAAGGAGACTCAAAGGTGAGAACTGTGAAACTTCAATCTCTTAAGAGAGACTATGAAAATGAAAGAATGAAAGAGAATGAGAGTTTGAATGAATACTTTAATAGACTCTCTGaattggtgaatcaaatgaagTCACATGGAGATATAATAGATGATCGCATAATTGTTGATAAAATTCTGATTAGTTTGACAGAAAAATTTGATCCTATGATGATTGTTATAGAAGAAACTAAAGACCTATCAACTATGTCTGTTCAAGGGTTGATGGGGTCTTTGAGGTCCTACGAACAAAGGTTGTTACGACACTCTGAAAAATTAGCTAAGCGTGCCTTTCAACCTAAACTCAACATTCAACCCAACAATGGTGAAAATAAGCCCCCAATACAAAATAGAGGTGAGTCTTTTAGAGGTGACAAATTTGGAAGAG CATTTCAAGAAGATAAAAATGTGAGGTATTTGGATAGCGGTTGTAGAAATCATATGACCGGAAAGAAAGAAGCTTTTATAAACATTAATTCTTCATTTGGCTCAAAAGTTAAATTGGGAAATGGAGAACATGTTGAAGTAAAAGGAAAAGGAAACATTGGAGTTACAACAAAGCAAGGAAGCAAAGTCATTCATGACACTCTTTATGTGTCAGAGTTGGATGAGAACTTGCTAAGCATTGAACAGCTTTTGGAGCATGGCTACTCTCTAAATTTTGAGAATTGA
- the LOC127120369 gene encoding patatin-like protein 1, giving the protein MEEVNKPVNFITVLSIDGGGVRGIIPGVILAYLESQLQEIDGADARLADYFDVIAGTSTGGLITAMLTTPNPKNNNRPLFAAREIVPFYLKNLPLIFPQKSGIFAPIMNIAKALTGPKYNGKYLHNTIRELTGNTLLSQTVTNIVIPSFDVEKLQPTIFSSYQIDAEPALDVKLSDICIATSAAPTYLPAHYFEKKDEQGRVIQEYNLIDGGVCANNPTMVAIREVIKDMIRKPQGRNGNNVGIGYDRFLVISIGTGSNTSERKYNAKTVAKWGALTWLFNSGATPVLDCFNEASTDMVDYHNSVLLSALQSQDNYLRIQDDTLEGELASVDISTTDNLNNLVKAGENLLKKKFTRVNLDSGIYETVPDKGTIQEELKRFANKLSDIRKEKEFKHKNGK; this is encoded by the exons ATGGAAGAAGTTAATAAGCCTGTGAATTTCATTACCGTTCTTAGCATTGATGGCGGAGGAGTAAGAGGAATCATTCCTGGTGTTATTCTTGCCTATCTTGAATCTCAACTTCAGGAGATAGATGGTGCTGATGCAAGACTTGCAGATTACTTTGATGTAATTGCTGGAACAAGTACAGGTGGTCTCATTACAGCCATGTTAACAACTCCAAATCCAAAGAACAATAACCGTCCATTATTTGCTGCCAGAGAAATCGTTCCATTTTACCTTAAAAACTTGCCACTTATATTTCCACAAAAAAG TGGAATATTTGCGCCTATCATGAACATAGCGAAAGCTTTAACAGGACCTAAGTACAATGGAAAGTATCTCCATAATACAATAAGAGAGCTGACAGGGAACACGCTTTTGAGCCAAACTGTGACAAACATTGTTATTCCATCTTTTGATGTTGAGAAACTTCAACCTACCATTTTTTCCTCCTATCAG ATCGATGCTGAGCCAGCTTTAGATGTAAAACTGTCTGATATTTGCATAGCTACATCAGCTGCTCCAACTTATTTACCAGCTCACTATTTTGAGAAGAAAGATGAACAAGGAAGAGTCATTCAAGAATATAACCTCATCGATGGCGGTGTTTGTGCTAACAATCCG ACTATGGTTGCAATAAGAGAAGTGATAAAAGATATGATAAGGAAACCACAAGGGAGAAATGGGAATAATGTTGGTATAGGGTATGATCGTTTTCTTGTGATATCAATTGGGACAGGATCAAACACGAGTGAGAGAAAATATAACGCTAAAACGGTAGCAAAATGGGGTGCATTGACATGGTTATTCAACTCTGGTGCAACTCCAGTTCTTGATTGTTTCAATGAAGCAAGCACTGATATGGTTGATTATCATAACTCTGTCCTTCTTTCTGCTCTTCAATCTCAAGACAACTACCTCCGAATTCAA GATGATACATTAGAGGGAGAGTTAGCTTCTGTGGATATATCTACTACAGATAATCTGAATAATCTGGTGAAAGCTGGTGAGAATTTATTGAAGAAAAAGTTTACTAGAGTGAATCTAGATTCTGGCATATATGAAACAGTTCCAGATAAAGGAACCATTCAGGAAGAACTCAAAAG GTTTGCTAATAAACTCTCAGATATAAGAAAAGAGAAAGAGTTCAAGCATAAAAATGGCAAATGA